A window of the Synechococcus sp. LTW-R genome harbors these coding sequences:
- a CDS encoding DNA-3-methyladenine glycosylase, translating to MERHVPALPHAFFCRPAQVVAPALIGCRLVKRQADGSLLWGVVVETEAYSQDDPACHGYHRRSPSNETLFGEPGRFYVYVSYGIHHCVNVVTDRADWANGVLLRALAIPGEPERVAAGPALLARRFGLDRSHDRCPSSPEQGLWFAPAPVAFRADDLVQTSRIGISQGQDLPWRWYLRSSRSISRRAKGDLTPAVAEAWDVASCSTGF from the coding sequence ATGGAGCGTCACGTCCCAGCCCTGCCCCACGCCTTCTTCTGCCGTCCAGCGCAGGTCGTTGCCCCTGCGCTGATTGGCTGCAGGTTGGTGAAACGCCAAGCAGACGGCAGCCTGCTCTGGGGTGTGGTGGTGGAAACGGAGGCGTATTCCCAGGACGACCCCGCCTGCCACGGCTACCACCGCCGCTCCCCTAGCAACGAAACGCTCTTTGGTGAGCCAGGACGTTTTTACGTCTATGTGAGCTACGGCATCCACCACTGCGTGAACGTCGTGACCGACCGGGCGGACTGGGCCAATGGGGTCTTGCTTCGGGCCTTGGCTATCCCGGGGGAGCCCGAGCGGGTCGCCGCGGGTCCGGCTCTGCTGGCCCGTCGCTTTGGCCTCGACCGCAGCCACGACCGCTGCCCGAGCAGCCCGGAGCAGGGGCTTTGGTTTGCTCCAGCACCCGTCGCCTTTCGAGCCGATGACCTGGTTCAAACCAGTCGCATCGGCATCAGCCAGGGCCAGGACCTGCCTTGGCGCTGGTACCTGCGCAGCAGCCGCAGCATTAGTCGCCGTGCCAAGGGGGACCTCACCCCTGCTGTCGCGGAAGCCTGGGACGTGGCCTCTTGCTCCACGGGCTTCTAG